The following are from one region of the Pelorhabdus rhamnosifermentans genome:
- a CDS encoding AbrB/MazE/SpoVT family DNA-binding domain-containing protein, protein MKATGIVRKVDELGRVVIPKELRRTLEINERAPLEVFVENDHIILRKYEPGCTFCGSTDELTNFRGKNVCKECRTAMSQKVV, encoded by the coding sequence ATGAAAGCAACTGGAATTGTTAGAAAAGTGGACGAGCTCGGCAGAGTGGTAATACCTAAGGAATTGCGCCGTACTTTGGAAATTAACGAGAGAGCTCCCTTAGAAGTATTCGTCGAAAATGATCATATCATTCTCCGTAAATATGAACCTGGCTGCACGTTTTGCGGAAGTACTGATGAGTTAACTAACTTCAGGGGAAAAAATGTTTGTAAAGAATGTCGTACAGCCATGAGTCAAAAAGTAGTCTGA